One genomic region from Streptomyces sp. NBC_00582 encodes:
- a CDS encoding alcohol dehydrogenase catalytic domain-containing protein, whose product MRAAVLTQFGAPLTVREVPDPEAGGGEVVVEVLAAMVAPYAAEVFSGERNYPLVPPVVPGIGGVGRVVHVGPDATRLRPGDLVWCDPTVRSRDDALTPDITLQGWSSRGEGGARLARYLHDGSFAELMRVPTENVFPLPAAAGDDPARWAALGVHVIPYGGLLAGGLAAGETLLVSGATGNLGSSAVAVALAMGAGRVVAPGRNQAALDLLADRFGPLVRPVPLTGDEAGDRAAMSAAADGPIDMVIDLLPPSAPSSAARTAAMTVREYGRVVLMGGVGMLGGDDLALPYPWIMRNSITVRGQWMYPRTANVGIIRLLASGTLDLATERVRSFGLSAVNEAVTYAASHGGPFDRTTLTPPAR is encoded by the coding sequence GTGCGAGCAGCGGTTCTGACGCAGTTCGGTGCCCCGCTCACGGTGCGGGAGGTTCCCGACCCCGAGGCCGGCGGCGGCGAGGTGGTGGTCGAGGTCCTCGCCGCCATGGTGGCGCCCTACGCGGCTGAGGTCTTCAGCGGCGAGCGGAACTACCCCCTGGTCCCTCCCGTCGTGCCTGGGATCGGCGGCGTGGGACGGGTCGTCCACGTGGGCCCCGACGCCACCCGGCTGCGCCCCGGCGACCTGGTGTGGTGCGACCCGACGGTGCGCTCGCGGGATGACGCCCTGACGCCCGACATCACGCTCCAGGGCTGGAGTTCCCGCGGCGAGGGCGGCGCGCGCCTCGCCCGGTACCTGCACGACGGGTCGTTCGCCGAGCTCATGCGGGTCCCGACGGAGAACGTCTTCCCGCTCCCCGCAGCGGCGGGGGACGACCCGGCCCGCTGGGCCGCGCTCGGCGTGCACGTCATCCCTTACGGCGGGCTGCTGGCCGGCGGGCTCGCAGCCGGTGAGACGCTGCTCGTCAGCGGGGCCACCGGCAATCTCGGCAGCAGTGCGGTCGCGGTGGCGCTTGCCATGGGGGCGGGCCGCGTGGTCGCCCCAGGCCGCAACCAGGCCGCGCTCGACCTCCTCGCCGACCGGTTCGGTCCGCTCGTGCGCCCGGTTCCGCTCACCGGGGACGAGGCCGGCGACCGCGCGGCGATGTCCGCGGCGGCCGACGGCCCGATCGACATGGTGATCGACCTGCTACCCCCGAGCGCACCCAGCTCGGCAGCGCGCACGGCAGCCATGACCGTGCGCGAATACGGCCGCGTCGTTCTCATGGGTGGCGTCGGCATGCTCGGCGGCGACGACCTCGCCCTCCCGTACCCATGGATCATGCGCAACTCGATCACCGTGCGCGGCCAGTGGATGTACCCGCGTACAGCGAACGTCGGCATCATCCGGCTCCTCGCCTCGGGCACCCTGGACCTCGCCACCGAACGGGTCCGGTCGTTCGGCCTCAGCGCCGTCAACGAGGCCGTCACGTACGCCGCCTCGCATGGCGGTCCGTTCGACCGCACCACCCTCACCCCACCGGCTCGCTGA
- a CDS encoding IS5 family transposase (programmed frameshift), whose protein sequence is MNNPASDHHIGHRSWSHQLLPSFNSRPQGGGTAPCDERAVFTAVVYVLTSGCAWRHLPETFGVSPATAHRRFTAWTRAGLWRRLHRALLDELGARGALDWASAIVDAASIRAKRGGTLTGPNPVDRGKKGSKLHVLSEAQGIPLAVAVSGANTHDSMVLKPLIRGTPAVRSRRGPRRLRPVKLRADKAYFSAEHLTWLRERGLVPRIARPGIESSERLGRHRWKIERSIAWLFGFRRLTVRYERKGSHFLALLGLAAALTYYKKLAKLAT, encoded by the exons ATGAACAACCCAGCGAGCGATCACCACATAGGACACCGTAGCTGGTCGCATCAATTGCTGCCGTCGTTCAACTCCCGTCCGCAGGGCGGCGGGACCGCTCCGTGTGACGAGCGGGCCGTGTTTACGGCGGTCGTGTATGTGCTGACCAGCGGGTGCGCCTGGCGGCATCTGCCGGAGACGTTCGGCGTCTCGCCCGCGACCGCGCAT CGCCGGTTCACCGCGTGGACCCGGGCGGGACTGTGGCGTCGGCTTCACCGGGCGCTCCTGGACGAACTCGGTGCGCGAGGCGCGCTGGACTGGGCCTCGGCGATCGTCGATGCCGCCTCGATCCGGGCCAAAAGGGGGGGCACGCTGACCGGGCCGAACCCGGTCGATCGCGGCAAGAAGGGCAGCAAGCTGCATGTGCTGTCCGAGGCCCAGGGCATCCCGCTGGCCGTCGCGGTGTCCGGTGCGAACACCCACGACAGCATGGTTCTGAAGCCGCTGATCCGCGGTACACCCGCCGTCCGCTCCCGCCGCGGGCCGCGACGGCTTCGGCCCGTCAAACTCCGCGCGGACAAGGCGTATTTCTCCGCCGAACACCTCACCTGGCTGCGCGAGCGAGGGCTCGTCCCGCGCATCGCGCGTCCCGGGATCGAATCGAGCGAGCGGCTCGGCCGGCACCGCTGGAAGATCGAGCGGTCGATCGCCTGGCTGTTCGGCTTTCGCCGGCTCACCGTCCGGTACGAGCGAAAGGGATCTCACTTCCTCGCCCTCCTCGGCCTCGCAGCCGCCCTCACCTACTACAAGAAGCTCGCGAAACTCGCCACGTGA
- a CDS encoding response regulator transcription factor: MTIRVLLADDQNLVRASFAMLVSSAGDMEVVAEAGTGREAVALARSARADLIVMDIRMPDLDGIEATRLIAADEDLAGVKVLVLTTYETDENIVEALRAGASGFLVKDIRPAELLDAIRTVAAGESLLSPGPTSRLIARFLRAPNTATTSALGGPSVLSERERQVLALVARGLNNPEIADALGLSPLTAKTHVSRIMGKLGARDRAQLVIVAYESGLVIPGTV; the protein is encoded by the coding sequence ATGACCATCCGCGTACTGCTGGCCGACGACCAGAACCTCGTACGGGCCTCCTTCGCGATGCTCGTCTCGTCGGCCGGCGACATGGAGGTCGTCGCCGAGGCGGGCACCGGGCGGGAGGCCGTGGCGCTGGCCCGGTCCGCGCGGGCCGATCTCATCGTGATGGACATCCGCATGCCCGACCTCGACGGGATCGAGGCGACCCGGCTCATCGCCGCCGACGAGGATCTCGCGGGGGTGAAGGTGCTCGTCCTGACGACGTACGAGACCGACGAGAACATCGTCGAGGCACTGCGGGCCGGGGCGTCCGGCTTCCTCGTGAAGGACATCAGGCCGGCCGAACTCCTCGACGCCATCAGGACGGTGGCCGCGGGGGAGTCCCTCCTCTCGCCCGGTCCCACCTCGCGGCTGATCGCCCGCTTTCTGCGCGCGCCGAACACCGCGACGACATCCGCGTTGGGCGGGCCGAGCGTGCTGTCCGAACGGGAACGGCAGGTGCTCGCGCTGGTCGCGCGCGGTCTCAACAACCCCGAGATCGCCGACGCGTTGGGACTCAGCCCGCTGACCGCGAAGACCCATGTCAGCCGGATCATGGGCAAGTTGGGGGCGCGGGACCGGGCGCAACTGGTGATCGTGGCGTACGAGTCGGGGCTTGTGATACCTGGGACTGTCTGA
- a CDS encoding LysR family transcriptional regulator, with protein MDISSTGLRVLRQIAESGSFTAAAIRLGYTQSAVSRQAAVLERSAGTALFERRPDGVRLTPAGLTLLRHARTILDCLTAAERDLTGTVPRTELVRLGLFLSAGAAILPLSLTRLAATDPQITVTTTEGTTPSLVRALRAGSIDLAVLTSRPPHRPLDGESPHLHVETVMDTELVVAVPSTGEFAGRTEVHVDELIDAPWIAARASNAEPLLGVWPGLPGRPDIVHCARDWLTKLQLVAGGFGVTTVPSRLSPVLPPGVSLLHVEGAPPEIRRVLVARLPGRPTPAITAVTRAIASTT; from the coding sequence ATGGACATCTCCAGCACAGGCCTACGAGTCCTGCGGCAGATCGCCGAGTCCGGCAGCTTCACCGCAGCAGCCATCCGGCTCGGCTACACACAGTCGGCGGTCTCACGCCAGGCCGCCGTCCTCGAACGAAGCGCGGGCACCGCCCTGTTCGAACGCCGCCCTGACGGAGTGCGGCTCACCCCCGCGGGTCTGACTCTGCTGCGCCACGCTCGCACGATCCTGGACTGTCTGACGGCGGCCGAGCGCGACCTCACCGGCACCGTCCCGCGTACCGAACTGGTGCGGCTAGGACTGTTCCTGAGCGCGGGCGCGGCCATCCTGCCTCTCTCACTCACCCGCCTCGCGGCGACCGACCCGCAGATCACGGTCACGACTACCGAGGGCACCACGCCCTCCCTGGTCCGGGCACTGCGCGCGGGCTCGATCGACCTTGCCGTGCTGACGTCCCGCCCGCCCCACCGTCCTTTGGACGGCGAGTCGCCGCACCTGCACGTCGAGACCGTCATGGACACCGAACTCGTCGTGGCGGTGCCTTCGACCGGAGAGTTCGCCGGCCGCACCGAGGTGCACGTCGACGAATTGATCGACGCCCCGTGGATTGCCGCCCGGGCGTCGAACGCCGAGCCACTGCTCGGCGTCTGGCCTGGCCTGCCCGGACGGCCGGACATCGTCCACTGCGCGCGCGACTGGCTGACGAAACTTCAGCTGGTCGCCGGTGGCTTCGGGGTGACAACGGTGCCCTCGCGGCTCTCGCCGGTGCTGCCGCCCGGGGTGAGCCTGCTGCACGTCGAAGGCGCACCTCCCGAGATCCGCCGGGTTCTCGTGGCGCGGCTCCCCGGCCGCCCCACCCCGGCGATCACGGCCGTCACTCGAGCAATTGCCTCGACCACCTGA
- a CDS encoding transposase: MRADLVPDDLWERVAPLLPPTPQPRHRCPGRLRVPDRAVLAGIMYVLRTGVAWRDVPAETVGCSGVGLASAAGLDRGRRLATPALRPADRTAPHGLA, encoded by the coding sequence GTGCGTGCTGATCTTGTTCCGGACGACCTGTGGGAGCGGGTGGCGCCGCTGCTGCCACCCACTCCCCAACCACGCCATCGCTGTCCCGGACGACTGCGCGTTCCGGACAGAGCAGTCCTCGCCGGAATCATGTACGTGTTGCGGACCGGCGTTGCCTGGCGCGACGTGCCGGCCGAGACCGTAGGCTGCTCCGGAGTCGGCCTGGCGTCGGCTGCGGGACTGGACCGAGGCCGGCGTCTGGCCACGCCCGCACTCCGCCCTGCTGACCGAACTGCGCCGCACGGACTCGCTTGA